A single genomic interval of Nocardioides nitrophenolicus harbors:
- a CDS encoding AAA family ATPase: MVTTPAPTISTLGELRASGHALKPLRAELRDNLLARLAAGEDPWPGLHGFEDTVIPQLERAIIAGHDVVLLGERGQGKTRLLRTLVGLLDEWTPVISGSELGEHPYEPVTVASKAAVASYGDELRISWRHRDERYAEKLATPDTSVADLIGDVDPMKVAEGRSLGDPETIHFGLIPRSHRGIVAINELPDLAERIQVAMLNVMEERDIQIRGYVLRLPLDVFVVASANPEDYTNRGRIITPLKDRFGAEIRTHYPRALDAEIAVIRQEADLLPDRVDVPDFLVEILARFTRNLRESSAVDQRSGVSARFAIAGAETIAAAALRRATIQGEDRAVARVVDLETAVDVLGGKIEFESGEEGREAEILTHLLRTATAETVRERFRGLDFALLVDAIEEGATVVTGGQVTARDVLTGLPVLGESDLYDQVCERVNGSGGGRTDGERAAAIELALEGLFLARKIGKDSDGVETIYG; the protein is encoded by the coding sequence ATGGTGACCACTCCGGCTCCGACGATCTCCACCCTCGGCGAGCTCCGTGCCTCCGGCCACGCGCTCAAGCCGCTGCGCGCCGAGCTCCGCGACAACCTGCTGGCCCGGCTCGCTGCGGGGGAGGACCCCTGGCCCGGGCTGCACGGCTTCGAGGACACCGTCATCCCGCAGCTCGAGCGGGCGATCATCGCCGGCCACGACGTCGTCCTGCTGGGCGAGCGCGGCCAGGGCAAGACCCGGCTGCTGCGCACCCTGGTCGGGCTCCTCGACGAGTGGACGCCGGTGATCTCCGGCTCCGAGCTCGGCGAGCATCCCTACGAGCCGGTCACGGTGGCCTCGAAGGCCGCCGTGGCGTCCTACGGCGACGAGCTGCGGATCTCCTGGCGCCACCGCGACGAGCGGTACGCCGAGAAGCTGGCCACCCCCGACACCAGCGTCGCCGACCTGATCGGCGACGTCGACCCGATGAAGGTCGCCGAGGGCCGCTCCCTGGGCGACCCCGAGACCATCCACTTCGGGCTGATCCCCCGCTCGCACCGGGGCATCGTCGCCATCAACGAGCTGCCCGACCTCGCCGAGCGGATCCAGGTCGCGATGCTCAACGTGATGGAGGAGCGCGACATCCAGATCCGCGGCTACGTCCTGCGGCTCCCGCTCGACGTCTTCGTGGTCGCCTCCGCCAACCCGGAGGACTACACCAACCGCGGCCGGATCATCACCCCGCTCAAGGACCGCTTCGGCGCCGAGATCCGCACCCACTACCCCCGCGCCCTCGACGCTGAGATCGCCGTGATCCGGCAGGAGGCGGACCTGCTGCCCGACCGGGTCGACGTACCCGACTTCCTGGTCGAGATCCTGGCCCGCTTCACCCGCAACCTGCGCGAGTCCAGCGCGGTCGACCAGCGTTCCGGCGTCTCCGCCCGGTTCGCGATCGCCGGCGCCGAGACCATCGCCGCCGCGGCCCTGCGCCGGGCGACCATCCAGGGGGAGGACCGGGCGGTCGCCCGGGTGGTCGACCTGGAGACCGCGGTCGACGTCCTCGGCGGCAAGATCGAGTTCGAGTCGGGCGAGGAGGGCCGGGAGGCCGAGATCCTCACCCACCTGCTGCGCACGGCCACCGCCGAGACCGTGCGGGAGCGCTTCCGCGGGCTCGACTTCGCGCTGCTGGTCGACGCCATCGAGGAGGGCGCGACCGTCGTCACCGGCGGCCAGGTCACCGCCCGCGACGTGCTCACCGGCCTGCCGGTGCTGGGGGAGTCCGACCTCTACGACCAGGTCTGCGAGCGGGTGAACGGATCGGGTGGCGGACGCACCGACGGCGAGCGCGCAGCCGCGATCGAGCTCGCCCTCGAGGGGCTCTTCCTGGCCCGCAAGATCGGCAAGGACTCCGACGGCGTGGAGACCATCTATGGCTGA
- a CDS encoding adenylate/guanylate cyclase domain-containing protein → MAIVVGVLCVLLVGLLGLVLAFARDRGQLQRRLADTQAHVAQLESDLDAALRPPPPTNSAERAVRRVIRTASKVRSHGITGLIQSTVEDLQTWASDAERADILNMAASDGTVTLFFSDIEDSTPLNDRLGDATWVKVLAAHDRVLRGQIERYRGQVVKTAGDGFMVAFRDTEAACRAALGIQRDLPRDVTLRRHGPILVRIGIHTGQVVARDGDYFGRNVAMAARVANLAHGGEILASDAVREALDDDAALTLVERDAVELKGLAGEHVVWEILPPAG, encoded by the coding sequence GTGGCGATCGTCGTCGGGGTCCTGTGCGTGCTGCTGGTCGGCCTGCTCGGCCTGGTGCTGGCGTTCGCGCGGGACCGCGGGCAGCTGCAGCGCCGGCTCGCCGACACCCAGGCGCACGTCGCCCAGCTCGAGTCGGACCTCGACGCCGCGCTGCGGCCGCCGCCCCCGACCAACTCGGCGGAGCGCGCCGTACGCCGGGTGATCCGGACCGCGTCGAAGGTCCGCTCCCACGGGATCACCGGCCTGATCCAGTCGACGGTGGAGGACCTGCAGACCTGGGCGAGCGATGCCGAGCGGGCCGACATCCTGAACATGGCCGCCTCCGACGGCACGGTCACCCTGTTCTTCTCCGACATCGAGGACTCCACGCCGCTCAACGACCGGTTGGGCGACGCGACCTGGGTCAAGGTGCTCGCCGCGCACGACCGGGTGCTGCGCGGCCAGATCGAGAGGTATCGCGGCCAGGTCGTCAAGACCGCGGGCGACGGCTTCATGGTCGCCTTCCGCGACACCGAGGCGGCCTGCCGCGCCGCGCTCGGCATCCAGCGCGACCTGCCGCGCGACGTCACCCTGCGCCGCCACGGGCCGATCCTGGTCCGGATCGGCATCCACACCGGCCAGGTGGTCGCCCGCGACGGCGACTACTTCGGCCGCAACGTGGCGATGGCCGCCCGGGTCGCGAACCTGGCCCACGGCGGCGAGATCCTCGCGAGCGACGCGGTCCGCGAGGCGCTCGACGACGACGCCGCGCTGACCCTCGTGGAGCGGGACGCGGTCGAGCTCAAGGGGCTCGCGGGAGAGCACGTGGTGTGGGAGATCCTGCCGCCGGCGGGCTGA
- a CDS encoding MarR family winged helix-turn-helix transcriptional regulator translates to MDAAAECTEALGGGPGTDPARAVATAFSRLEAHRRGWEQRTPLGVAEMRLLWLLRSAEEWTLRDITAHLGLEQSTVNRQVNAAVSAGLVTKLRTPGQPSFGFRASDEGVRRFEACVGEVLGRYQHALDALGEDAERFVDLLDRFVDDLVAERPGAD, encoded by the coding sequence ATGGACGCGGCCGCGGAGTGCACCGAGGCCCTGGGCGGCGGCCCGGGAACGGACCCGGCGCGTGCGGTCGCCACGGCCTTCTCCCGCCTCGAGGCGCACCGCCGCGGCTGGGAGCAGCGCACCCCCCTCGGGGTCGCCGAGATGCGCCTGCTCTGGCTGCTCCGGAGCGCCGAGGAGTGGACCCTGCGCGACATCACCGCCCACCTCGGGCTCGAGCAGTCCACGGTCAACCGGCAGGTCAACGCGGCGGTCTCAGCCGGGCTGGTGACCAAGCTGCGCACGCCCGGCCAGCCCAGCTTCGGCTTCCGCGCGTCGGACGAGGGAGTGCGGCGCTTCGAGGCGTGCGTCGGAGAGGTGCTCGGCCGTTACCAGCACGCCCTCGACGCGCTCGGCGAGGACGCCGAGCGGTTCGTGGACCTGCTCGACCGCTTCGTCGACGACCTGGTGGCCGAGCGTCCGGGCGCCGACTGA
- a CDS encoding Zn-ribbon domain-containing OB-fold protein has product MTPVIEGWFTTGEEPRLLASRCTACRNLVFPPVSSDAGAATFYCRNPACDGQEHDSVELSPRGTVWSYTDAQYQPPAPYLPAADPFQPFALAAVELPEGIVVLGQVADGFGVSDLRVGAQVELVIETLNVDETGERTIYRWKPVAA; this is encoded by the coding sequence ATGACCCCTGTGATCGAGGGCTGGTTCACCACCGGTGAGGAGCCGCGGCTGCTCGCCTCGCGCTGCACCGCGTGCCGCAACCTGGTGTTCCCGCCGGTGTCCTCCGACGCCGGCGCCGCCACCTTCTACTGCCGCAATCCCGCCTGCGACGGCCAGGAGCACGACAGCGTCGAGCTCTCGCCGCGGGGCACGGTGTGGTCCTACACCGACGCGCAGTACCAGCCGCCCGCGCCGTACCTCCCGGCCGCCGACCCGTTCCAGCCGTTCGCGCTGGCGGCGGTCGAGCTGCCGGAGGGCATCGTCGTGCTCGGGCAGGTCGCCGACGGCTTCGGGGTGAGCGACCTGCGCGTCGGCGCGCAGGTCGAGCTCGTCATCGAGACGCTGAACGTCGACGAGACCGGTGAGCGCACCATCTACCGCTGGAAGCCGGTGGCCGCATGA
- a CDS encoding VanW family protein, whose protein sequence is MTFWESDTGGETGGKAERPGGRIVVVVIVLLVLLAGGGYAAAHAVAGDKVPTGTTISGVEVGGLTRSAAIAKLEDTFGSRADSPITVRVGHQGASGKVNDAKVQPGEIGLAIDYAASVDAAGAGDSWSPARQWDYFTGGGKVDAVVDVDERLLDEKLTELSDGLGTPPQDGTVTFTSDGVQTTQPQAGQAVDRDQARTAITDAFLSGEKAVELEVAPAQPDIDAADVAEALDSFANPAMANPVTLQFGENDVKLTPAKFAPVLSMRPENGKLAPHVDEAALTELVKGATANGAPVDATVKINKKGKPKIVPAKPGVTFDSGEAAQVFLGLLTAPDGSRSGPVTAQVTDAAFTTKDAENLKIVDKVSEFSTYYPHADYRNINIGRAAELIDGTLLKPGEEFSLNGIVGERTAANGFTEGYIISNGILKKDLGGGVSQMATTTFNAMFFAGLKDIQHKPHSFYIDRYPVGREATVAWPTVDLRFQNDTEYGVLIHAWVVPSTWSRQGKVTVQMWSTKKWDIDSQTSGRYATVPPKVRTLTTPDCEPNTGWSGFQVDVTRIFRKHGDSAVDHTEKFHTVYTPADTVKCEKPAPPAGGSPDPGE, encoded by the coding sequence GTGACCTTCTGGGAGTCTGACACGGGTGGGGAGACGGGCGGCAAGGCCGAGCGCCCCGGCGGCAGGATCGTCGTCGTCGTCATCGTCCTGCTCGTCCTGCTCGCCGGTGGCGGGTACGCCGCCGCGCACGCGGTCGCCGGCGACAAGGTCCCGACCGGCACCACCATCTCCGGGGTCGAGGTCGGCGGGCTGACCCGGTCGGCCGCGATCGCCAAGCTCGAGGACACCTTCGGCTCGCGTGCCGACTCCCCGATCACGGTCCGGGTCGGACACCAGGGCGCGAGCGGCAAGGTCAACGACGCGAAGGTGCAGCCGGGCGAGATCGGCCTGGCGATCGACTACGCCGCGTCCGTCGACGCGGCCGGTGCCGGCGACTCGTGGAGCCCGGCGCGCCAGTGGGACTACTTCACCGGCGGTGGCAAGGTCGACGCCGTCGTCGACGTCGACGAGAGGCTGCTCGACGAGAAGCTCACCGAGCTCTCCGACGGCCTCGGCACGCCGCCCCAGGACGGCACGGTCACCTTCACCTCCGACGGCGTGCAGACCACCCAGCCGCAGGCCGGCCAGGCGGTCGACCGTGACCAGGCGCGGACCGCGATCACCGACGCCTTCTTGTCGGGTGAGAAGGCCGTCGAGCTCGAGGTCGCCCCCGCGCAGCCCGACATCGACGCCGCCGACGTCGCCGAGGCGCTCGACTCCTTCGCCAACCCCGCGATGGCGAACCCGGTGACGCTGCAGTTCGGCGAGAACGACGTGAAGCTCACCCCGGCCAAGTTCGCCCCGGTCCTCTCGATGCGGCCCGAGAACGGCAAGCTCGCCCCCCATGTCGACGAGGCCGCCCTGACCGAGCTGGTCAAGGGCGCCACCGCCAACGGTGCGCCGGTGGACGCGACGGTGAAGATCAACAAGAAGGGGAAGCCGAAGATCGTCCCGGCGAAGCCCGGCGTCACCTTCGACTCCGGCGAGGCGGCTCAGGTCTTCCTCGGCCTGCTCACCGCCCCCGACGGCTCGCGCAGCGGCCCGGTCACCGCGCAGGTCACCGACGCCGCGTTCACGACCAAGGACGCCGAGAACCTCAAGATCGTCGACAAGGTCTCCGAGTTCTCGACGTACTACCCCCACGCCGACTACCGCAACATCAACATCGGCCGTGCCGCCGAGCTGATCGACGGCACCCTGCTCAAGCCGGGCGAGGAGTTCTCGCTCAACGGCATCGTCGGCGAGCGCACCGCCGCCAACGGCTTCACCGAGGGCTACATCATCAGCAACGGCATCCTCAAGAAGGACCTCGGCGGCGGCGTCTCGCAGATGGCGACCACCACCTTCAACGCCATGTTCTTCGCGGGCCTCAAGGACATCCAGCACAAGCCGCACTCGTTCTACATCGACCGCTACCCGGTCGGCCGCGAGGCCACCGTCGCGTGGCCGACGGTCGACCTGCGCTTCCAGAACGACACCGAGTACGGCGTCCTCATCCACGCCTGGGTGGTCCCGAGCACCTGGTCGCGCCAGGGCAAGGTCACCGTCCAGATGTGGTCCACCAAGAAGTGGGACATCGACTCCCAGACCTCGGGGCGCTACGCCACGGTGCCGCCGAAGGTCCGCACGCTCACCACCCCCGACTGCGAGCCGAACACCGGCTGGTCCGGCTTCCAGGTCGACGTCACCCGGATCTTCCGCAAGCACGGCGACAGCGCGGTCGACCACACCGAGAAGTTCCACACGGTCTACACGCCCGCCGACACGGTCAAGTGCGAGAAGCCGGCTCCGCCCGCCGGTGGCAGTCCGGACCCGGGGGAGTAG
- a CDS encoding phosphatase PAP2 family protein gives MAATATVTTSPAPARARLTGWRALLVEMGVLIALFAAYNLIRAGWGDDPVAAIARARAIAGLEGGLFDAVELRLNGWLLGVPALAVAACYFYALMHYAMTPAVLLMSRRRGGRQYWRGYWALVAASAIALVGYALLPTAPPRLMPELGTIDVMAQFADYGWWGSAASAPRGLGDATNQYAAMPSLHFGWSLWCAVQLWGFGRTRWRIVAVAYPGLQVLVVLATANHFVLDVLAGGACVVAGYLVVELVIRAVESRRVSPPAAGSPTPRALPRAP, from the coding sequence GTGGCCGCCACCGCGACCGTCACCACCTCGCCGGCGCCGGCGCGGGCGCGGCTGACCGGCTGGCGGGCGCTGCTGGTCGAGATGGGCGTCCTCATCGCCCTGTTCGCGGCCTACAACCTGATCCGTGCGGGCTGGGGCGACGACCCGGTCGCCGCGATCGCCCGCGCCCGGGCCATCGCCGGCCTCGAGGGTGGCCTGTTCGACGCCGTCGAGCTCCGGCTGAACGGGTGGCTCCTCGGCGTACCCGCCCTCGCCGTCGCCGCCTGCTACTTCTATGCGCTCATGCACTACGCCATGACGCCGGCCGTGCTGCTGATGTCGCGGCGCCGCGGCGGGCGCCAGTACTGGCGCGGCTACTGGGCGCTCGTGGCCGCCTCGGCGATCGCGCTGGTCGGCTACGCCCTGCTGCCCACGGCGCCGCCGCGGCTGATGCCGGAGCTCGGCACCATCGACGTGATGGCCCAGTTCGCCGACTACGGCTGGTGGGGGTCGGCCGCGTCCGCGCCGCGGGGCCTCGGCGACGCGACCAACCAGTACGCCGCCATGCCCTCGCTCCACTTCGGCTGGTCGCTGTGGTGTGCCGTCCAGCTCTGGGGCTTCGGGCGGACCCGGTGGCGGATCGTCGCGGTCGCGTATCCCGGTCTGCAGGTGCTGGTGGTGCTCGCCACGGCCAACCACTTCGTTCTCGACGTGCTCGCCGGCGGCGCCTGCGTGGTGGCCGGCTATCTGGTGGTCGAGCTGGTCATCCGTGCCGTCGAGTCGCGCCGGGTCAGCCCGCCGGCGGCAGGATCTCCCACACCACGTGCTCTCCCGCGAGCCCCTTGA
- the mshB gene encoding N-acetyl-1-D-myo-inositol-2-amino-2-deoxy-alpha-D-glucopyranoside deacetylase, translating into MTATAAHRLLLVHAHPDDESIGQGATMAKYVADGRGVTLVTCTAGEMGEILVPELEHLAADKEDRLGEHRRGELEAAMKALGVTDHRFLGGFGTYRDSGMKWHEDGHAVAADDIHANAFWNADLTEAATHLVAVIREVRPQVLVAYDEFGGYGHPDHIQAHRVAMYAAQLAAAPSYRRDLGAPWEIAKIYWGAISESRIREGLRRLREAGDTTTFEGMDPDGDLPPMFRPDEDITCEVDASEHVAQKLDALRAHATQITTDGPFFALSNNVGAQAFGREQYRLVKGAAGPLDPETGWETDLFAGIPGE; encoded by the coding sequence ATGACCGCAACTGCCGCCCACCGGCTGCTCCTCGTGCACGCCCACCCCGACGACGAGTCGATCGGCCAGGGCGCCACGATGGCGAAGTACGTCGCGGACGGGCGCGGGGTCACGCTGGTGACCTGCACCGCGGGTGAGATGGGCGAGATCCTGGTCCCCGAGCTCGAGCACCTCGCGGCCGACAAGGAGGACCGGCTGGGTGAGCACCGCCGCGGCGAGCTGGAGGCCGCGATGAAGGCGCTGGGGGTCACCGACCACCGCTTCCTCGGCGGCTTCGGCACCTACCGCGACTCCGGCATGAAGTGGCACGAGGACGGCCACGCCGTGGCGGCCGACGACATCCACGCCAACGCCTTCTGGAATGCCGACCTCACCGAGGCCGCCACCCACCTGGTCGCGGTCATCCGGGAGGTGCGGCCCCAGGTGCTGGTGGCGTACGACGAGTTCGGCGGCTACGGCCACCCCGACCACATCCAGGCCCACCGGGTCGCGATGTACGCCGCCCAGCTGGCCGCCGCGCCGTCGTACCGCCGTGACCTGGGCGCGCCCTGGGAGATCGCGAAGATCTACTGGGGTGCCATCTCGGAGAGCCGGATCCGCGAGGGCCTGCGCCGGCTGCGGGAGGCGGGCGACACCACCACCTTCGAGGGGATGGACCCCGACGGCGACCTGCCGCCGATGTTCCGGCCCGACGAGGACATCACCTGCGAGGTCGACGCGAGCGAGCACGTCGCGCAGAAGCTCGACGCCCTGCGTGCGCACGCCACTCAGATCACCACCGACGGGCCGTTCTTCGCGTTGTCCAACAACGTGGGCGCGCAGGCGTTCGGGCGCGAGCAGTACCGGCTGGTCAAGGGCGCCGCCGGTCCGCTCGACCCCGAGACGGGCTGGGAGACCGACCTGTTCGCCGGCATTCCCGGCGAGTGA
- a CDS encoding lipid-transfer protein, whose protein sequence is MSVVIAGAGMHPWGKWGRNFTEYGVHAARAALQDSGIAWADVDLVVGGETVRNGYAGYVAGSTFAQALGWNGARIATSYAACATGAQAIDTARARILAGLSEVALVVGADTTPKGFLAPNAGERWNDPDWLRFRLLGMTNPAYFALYARRRMDLYGATAEDFAQVKVKNARHGLENPYARFRKESSVEEVLASPMVSDPLHLLDICATSDGAAAVVLTSAEYAKRHGIASPVTVAAVSTVTPTFPNTVIDMPLLATDCSAVTGVPERTFKESIGQAAYDEAGVDPADVDVAEVYDLSTALELDWIEDLQLCKRGEAEALLRAGDTTLGGRIPVNPSGGLACFGEAVPAQAIAQVCELTWQLQGRAEGRQVEGARVGITANQGLFGHGSSVILTR, encoded by the coding sequence ATGAGCGTCGTGATCGCGGGTGCGGGCATGCACCCCTGGGGCAAGTGGGGCCGCAACTTCACCGAGTACGGCGTGCACGCCGCCCGTGCGGCGCTGCAGGACTCCGGCATCGCGTGGGCCGACGTCGACCTCGTCGTCGGCGGCGAGACCGTCCGCAACGGGTACGCCGGCTATGTCGCCGGGTCGACCTTCGCCCAGGCCCTGGGCTGGAACGGCGCCCGGATCGCGACGTCGTACGCCGCGTGTGCGACCGGTGCCCAGGCCATCGACACCGCGCGGGCCCGGATCCTGGCCGGCCTGAGCGAGGTCGCGCTCGTCGTCGGCGCCGACACCACCCCCAAGGGCTTCCTCGCGCCCAACGCGGGGGAGCGGTGGAACGACCCCGACTGGCTCCGCTTCCGGCTGCTCGGCATGACCAACCCGGCGTACTTCGCGCTCTACGCCCGGCGCCGGATGGACCTCTACGGCGCCACCGCCGAGGACTTCGCGCAGGTCAAGGTCAAGAACGCCAGGCACGGCCTGGAGAACCCGTACGCGCGCTTCCGCAAGGAGTCGTCGGTCGAGGAGGTGCTCGCCTCGCCGATGGTGTCCGACCCGCTGCACCTGCTCGACATCTGCGCGACCTCCGACGGCGCCGCGGCGGTGGTGCTGACCAGCGCGGAGTACGCGAAGAGGCACGGCATCGCCTCGCCGGTCACCGTCGCCGCGGTCTCCACGGTCACCCCGACCTTCCCCAACACGGTCATCGACATGCCCCTGCTCGCCACCGACTGCTCGGCCGTGACCGGGGTGCCGGAGCGCACCTTCAAGGAGTCGATCGGCCAGGCGGCGTACGACGAGGCGGGCGTCGACCCCGCTGACGTCGACGTCGCCGAGGTCTACGACCTCTCGACCGCCCTCGAGCTGGACTGGATCGAGGACCTGCAGCTGTGCAAGCGCGGCGAGGCCGAGGCCCTGCTCCGCGCCGGCGACACGACGCTCGGCGGCCGGATCCCGGTCAACCCGTCGGGCGGCCTCGCCTGCTTCGGCGAGGCGGTGCCGGCGCAGGCGATCGCCCAGGTCTGCGAGCTCACCTGGCAGCTCCAGGGCCGGGCCGAGGGCCGTCAGGTCGAGGGCGCCCGGGTCGGCATCACCGCCAACCAGGGCCTGTTCGGCCACGGCTCGTCGGTGATCCTCACCCGCTGA
- a CDS encoding OsmC family protein yields the protein MADPSPFGVRVSSGTLRAGEGVVLPHTWTEEGVLAGPATNGAQVLHLAVALCVLNDTYREAQRLDVPVHGVAVTADGGFDDVWTSTGIDYDVVLDTTAPADTVRLLLEVVDEVAEIPRALRAGADVRRREP from the coding sequence ATGGCTGATCCCTCCCCGTTCGGCGTGCGGGTCTCGTCCGGCACCCTCCGCGCAGGTGAGGGGGTCGTGCTGCCGCACACCTGGACCGAGGAGGGCGTGCTCGCCGGCCCCGCGACCAATGGCGCCCAGGTGCTCCATCTCGCGGTGGCGCTGTGCGTTCTCAACGACACCTACCGCGAGGCCCAGCGGCTCGACGTACCCGTGCACGGGGTGGCGGTCACCGCCGACGGCGGCTTCGACGACGTCTGGACCTCGACCGGCATCGACTACGACGTCGTGCTCGACACCACCGCGCCCGCCGACACGGTACGGCTGCTGCTCGAGGTGGTCGACGAGGTGGCCGAGATCCCCCGCGCGCTGCGCGCCGGCGCCGACGTACGAAGGAGGGAGCCGTGA
- a CDS encoding vWA domain-containing protein → MSRYRRYDGGDPLAPPVDIAEALDAIGEDVMAGYSPERAMREFLRRGGQDQAGLDDLARRVAERRRELLQRHNLDGTLNEVRELLEKAVLEERKQLARDAMMDDGDRAFRELRLQNLPDSPAAAVTELGDYDWQSREAREAFEQIKDLLGRELLDQRFAGMKQALENATDEDRQAISEMLGDLNDLLEKHARGEDTPEDFADFMAKHGQHFPENPQDVDELLDALAQRSAAAQRMLNSMSPEQRAELMQLSAQAFGSPALMDQLGRLDQNLMALRPGEDWGGSEQFGDGDPSTTGLGLGDGTGVLQDLADLDALADQLAQASNPGGARLGSADLSWVDLDKLARQLGNEAAVDARKLQELEKALRESGAMERGFDGELRLTPKAMRQLGKALLRDVAQRMSGRQGQRDVRQAGAAGDLSGATRAWEFGDTEPWDLPRTILNGVLRRAGEPGGPLLSIDDVEVAETEARTQAAVALCVDTSFSMAMDGRWVPMKQTALALHTLIGSRFRGDSLELIGFGRHAQTMRIEELTALDARWAKGTNLHHALLLANRHFRKHPHAQPVLLVVTDGEPTSHLESSGDVYFAYPPHPMTIALAVRELDNARRLGAQTTFFRLGEDPGLARFIESMARRVDGSVIAPESDDLGAAVVGSYLGSRRGGPGGRGSGPGSYGDWFGSRGFWAG, encoded by the coding sequence GTGAGCCGCTACCGCCGCTACGACGGCGGTGACCCGCTCGCCCCGCCCGTCGACATCGCCGAGGCACTGGACGCGATCGGCGAGGACGTGATGGCCGGCTACAGCCCGGAGCGCGCGATGCGCGAGTTCCTGCGCCGCGGCGGGCAGGACCAGGCCGGCCTCGACGACCTCGCCCGGCGGGTGGCCGAGCGGCGCCGTGAGCTGCTCCAGCGCCACAACCTCGACGGCACGCTCAACGAGGTGCGTGAGCTGCTCGAGAAGGCGGTCCTCGAGGAGCGCAAGCAGCTCGCCCGCGACGCGATGATGGACGACGGCGACCGCGCCTTCCGCGAGCTGCGGCTGCAGAACCTGCCCGACTCGCCGGCGGCCGCGGTCACCGAGCTCGGCGACTACGACTGGCAGTCCCGCGAGGCACGCGAGGCCTTCGAGCAGATCAAGGACCTGCTCGGCCGCGAGCTGCTCGACCAGCGCTTCGCCGGCATGAAGCAGGCCCTCGAGAACGCCACCGACGAGGACCGGCAGGCCATCAGCGAGATGCTCGGCGACCTCAACGACCTGCTCGAGAAGCATGCCCGCGGCGAGGACACGCCCGAGGACTTCGCGGACTTCATGGCCAAGCACGGCCAGCACTTCCCCGAGAACCCCCAGGACGTCGACGAGCTGCTCGACGCGCTCGCCCAGCGCTCGGCGGCCGCGCAGCGGATGCTCAACTCGATGAGTCCCGAGCAGCGCGCCGAGCTGATGCAGCTCTCCGCCCAGGCGTTCGGCTCGCCGGCGCTGATGGACCAGCTCGGCCGGCTCGACCAGAACCTGATGGCGCTGCGCCCGGGCGAGGACTGGGGCGGCTCGGAGCAGTTCGGCGACGGCGACCCCTCGACCACCGGCCTCGGCCTCGGCGACGGCACCGGCGTGCTGCAGGACCTCGCCGACCTCGACGCACTGGCCGACCAGCTGGCCCAGGCGAGCAATCCTGGCGGCGCCCGCCTCGGCTCCGCTGATCTTTCCTGGGTCGACCTCGACAAGCTCGCCCGCCAGCTCGGCAACGAGGCCGCGGTCGACGCCCGCAAGCTCCAGGAGCTCGAGAAGGCGCTGCGCGAGTCGGGTGCGATGGAGCGCGGCTTCGACGGCGAGCTGCGGCTCACGCCCAAGGCGATGCGCCAGCTCGGCAAGGCCCTGCTGCGCGACGTGGCCCAGCGGATGTCCGGGCGCCAGGGCCAGCGCGACGTACGCCAGGCCGGCGCGGCCGGCGACCTGTCCGGGGCGACCCGGGCCTGGGAGTTCGGCGACACCGAGCCGTGGGACCTGCCGCGCACCATCCTCAACGGCGTGCTGCGCCGTGCCGGCGAGCCCGGCGGCCCGCTGCTCTCGATCGACGACGTCGAGGTCGCCGAGACCGAGGCCCGCACCCAGGCGGCGGTCGCGCTGTGCGTCGACACCTCGTTCTCGATGGCGATGGACGGGCGCTGGGTGCCGATGAAGCAGACCGCGCTCGCGCTGCACACCCTGATCGGCTCGCGCTTCCGCGGCGACAGCCTGGAGCTGATCGGCTTCGGCCGGCACGCCCAGACCATGCGGATCGAGGAGCTCACCGCGCTCGACGCCCGCTGGGCGAAGGGCACCAACCTCCACCACGCCCTGCTGCTGGCCAACCGGCACTTCCGCAAGCATCCCCACGCCCAGCCGGTGCTGCTCGTCGTCACCGACGGCGAGCCGACCTCCCACCTCGAGTCGAGCGGCGACGTCTACTTCGCCTACCCGCCGCACCCGATGACCATCGCCCTCGCCGTCCGCGAGCTCGACAACGCCCGCCGGCTGGGGGCGCAGACCACCTTCTTCCGGCTGGGCGAGGACCCCGGCCTGGCCCGGTTCATCGAGTCGATGGCCCGCCGGGTCGACGGCTCGGTGATCGCCCCCGAGTCCGACGACCTCGGCGCCGCGGTGGTCGGCTCCTACCTCGGCTCGCGCCGCGGTGGGCCCGGCGGTCGTGGCTCCGGGCCGGGCAGCTACGGCGACTGGTTCGGTTCGCGCGGGTTCTGGGCGGGCTGA